One Elephas maximus indicus isolate mEleMax1 chromosome 16, mEleMax1 primary haplotype, whole genome shotgun sequence DNA window includes the following coding sequences:
- the MMP21 gene encoding matrix metalloproteinase-21, with the protein MHAASIFRPTLLLCWLAAPQPAHPEILFHSRDHSDLEPSFLRQAQPIANPRTAQRFLAKYGWTAVPRPGDPGPSAFAEAMRAFQSANQLPATGVLDVGTLRAMNRPRCGVPDHRETPDPRGTSDLQTIPKPRSGPDPQGAFDPRGALDLRGAPGPQSDPHPRSAQTPPARAQAKRFLQLLRPLLGWEEASRDSGATRAFSKRILKWRLVGEGYSSQLPADEQRYIFRLAFRMWSEVTPLAFQEDLTGPAAQVDVKLGFGRGRHLGCPRVFDGSGQEFAHAWRLGDVHFDDDEHFTPPTSDTGISLLKVAVHEIGHVLGLPHTYRTGSVMQPNYIPQEPAFELDWSDRKAIQKLYGTCEGSFDTAFDWIRKERNQYGELLVRFSTYFFRNSWYWLYENRNNRTRYGDPIHILMGWHGIPAQNIDAFVHIWTWRRDERYFFKGNQYWRYDSDKDQAHTEDEQGDRYPKMISEGFPGIPSPLDTAFYDRRKRLIYFFKGSLVFAFDVNRNQVLNSYPKKIIDVFPATASQNHPFRNIDSAYYSYAHNSVFLFKGNVYWKVVNDRDKQHNSWLPSNGLFPKESISGKWFDICDVHTSTLGM; encoded by the exons ATGCACGCTGCCTCCATCTTCCGTCCGACTCTGCTGCTCTGCTGGCTGGCTGCCCCCCAGCCCGCACACCCCGAGATCCTTTTCCACAGCCGGGACCACTCGGACCTGGAGCCATCCTTCCTGCGTCAGGCCCAGCCCATCGCCAACCCCCGCACCGCTCAG CGCTTCCTGGCCAAGTACGGCTGGACTGCGGTCCCCCGACCCGGAGACCCGGGGCCCAGCGCCTTCGCCGAAGCCATGCGTGCCTTCCAGAGCGCCAACCAGCTGCCAGCCACCGGGGTGCTGGATGTGGGCACGCTGCGGGCCATGAACAGACCACGTTGCGGCGTCCCTGACCACCGGGAAACCCCCGACCCCCGCGGCACCTCGGATCTCCAAACCATCCCCAAGCCCCGCAGTGGTCCTGATCCCCAAGGTGCCTTCGACCCCCGTGGAGCCCTTGATCTCCGCGGCGCCCCCGGCCCCCAGAGTGACCCCCATCCCCGCAGCGCACAGACCCCGCCGGCCCGGGCCCAAGCTAAGCGCTTCCTGCAGCTGCTCCGCCCCCTGCTCGGCTGGGAGGAGGCCTCCAGGGACagcggtgccaccagggccttcTCCAAAAGGATCCTCAAGTGGAGGCTTGTGGGGGAGGGGTACAGCAGCCAGCTGCCCGCAGACGAACAGAGGTACATCTTCAGACTGGCCTTCCGGATGTGGAGTGAGGTGACGCCGCTGGCCTTCCAGGAGGACCTGACCGGCCCCGCTGCCCAGGTTGACGTCAAGCTGGGCTTTGGAAGAG GCCGCCACCTGGGGTGTCCGCGGGTTTTCGATGGGAGCGGGCAGGAGTTTGCCCACGCCTGGCGCCTAGGCGATGTTCACTTTGATGACGATGAGCACTTCACGCCTCCCACCAGTGACACCGGCATCAGCCTTCTCAAA GTGGCCGTCCATGAAATTGGCCATGTCCTGGGCTTGCCTCACACCTACAGGACAGGATCAGTAATGCAGCCGAATTATATTCCCCAGGAGCCTGCATTTGAGCTGGACTGGTCAGACAGAAAGGCCATTCAAAAGCTATATG gtacCTGTGAAGGCTCATTCGATACTGCATTTGACTGGATTCGCAAAGAGAGAAACCAATACGGAGAACTGTTGGTGAGGTTTAGCACGTATTTTTTCCGCAACAGCTGGTACTGGCTTTATGAAAATCGAAACAACAGGACACGCTATGGGGATCCTATCCACATCCTCATGGGCTGGCACGGGATCCCAGCACAGAACATCGATGCTTTTGTCCACATCTGGACGTGGAGAAGAGATGAACgctatttttttaaag GAAATCAGTACTGGCGGTATGACAGTGACAAGGATCAGGCCCACACAGAAGATGAACAAGGAGACCGCTACCCCAAAATGATTTCAGAAGGGTTTCCTGGAATCCCAAGTCCCCTGGACACTGCCTTTTATGACCGACGGAAGCGACTGATTTACTTCTTCAAGGGGTCCTTG GTGTTTGCATTTGATGTCAACAGAAATCAAGTACTTAATTCTTATCCAAAGAAGATTATTGACGTTTTCCCGGCAACAGCTTCACAAAACCATCCTTTCAGAAACATAGACTCAGCTTATTACTCATACGCACATAACTCCGTTTTCCTTTTCAAAGGCAACGTGTACTGGAAAGTAGTTAATGACAGGGACAAACAGCACAACTCTTGGCTGCCTTCTAACGGATTATTTCCCAAAGAGTCGATCTCCGGGAAGTGGTTTGACATCTGCGATGTCCACACGTCCACGCTAGGCATGTAA